One Chaetodon auriga isolate fChaAug3 chromosome 14, fChaAug3.hap1, whole genome shotgun sequence genomic window carries:
- the heatr5a gene encoding HEAT repeat-containing protein 5A isoform X4, with translation MERAHSLLLNEEVCSQLGEHQRAEFVFEWLTHLKKLLPAADRADIKQNQRRLIEQLSGVLIGSPGPPTRWLLAHCLALLFRLGDPVPSSLLVEKCNDIIRSKDDSPSGLPTRLAAVACLGALFEQLGRMLVGSFKDTLTNLLKAMKSAESQGRYEIMLSLEKILRGLGVSAVPFHRDVYKAARTCLTDRSTAVRCAAAKCLLELQREAAFLWTSELENVATLCFRAFEGSNYNVRVSVAKLLGTLLAAAVEPRQPTAPRQGGRGRSSLEEVMDLLSMGFLRGGAGFLRASGDMLKGTSSVGKDVRIGVTQACVVFVSTLGGAWLEANFPAFLSLLMELASHGRATQTPGDAVVTRCCVSFILRTTLGSLLGEKAQTNAAKQLCLAVAAQKRAIEAALTDGNVETRTSSADVSASQHVLVCCLLELGALIQGLGSTATPLLTDSSTALLDTVISVLLHPVASACLAAAWCLRCVAVAMPSQGSLLLDRCSERLVALKSSPEAVAGYGAAVAALVAAVQHCPLGIPHTKGMVVLGLAEDLLRSASQNSRISLQRTQAGWLLVSSLVTLGPAVVEHHLSRLLLLWRCVFPASLREQEMELRRGDYFTWQVTLEGRAGALCAIKNLLRHCRELVTDDIINRLLTPLACAVALLTKLPALVRSYGASVRSWSLVYRLRVYELLALLPPHNYQESFGLVMNQLVTDLSGQDNLNHPCSELTLLPPLCHHDDLPLVGPALQDTDHRYIEKQLHGSSVGGGSLDNDTFSLCERSDEAPAPLPPAVALTAAAVRLFGVLFPHIISAQRVKILEQFVETVNQLKGQRQQTVQTHVCAALCSLLKLQGGVRGSLGPEEVRSPALSLLTGALESVSPLLRCLAAEGLSRLVQVVGDPGFTVSVSLLCFDRLKTARDAASRSGYALALGALQRYTGGISSPQHLSTCLGVLFTLSQDSTSPEVQTWSLHSLSLAVDLSGGLYRAHAEPSFTLVLRLLLSAPPTHPEVHQSLGRCLHALITCLGPDLQGAGAAVSALRSSCLVGCGVMQASPDSLVQTRSISCLQQLHMFSPPHVNLASLVPALCAHLCSSYLCLRRAVVACLRQLVQREALEVSEHAVTLVKELPRRDNTQLDVTIKEVGLEGALFTLLDRESDPGLRRDIQETLVHMMASSATSGKLGHWLKLCKDVLSATTDCRAPVEASQEDEEADPARDDDSSAFRARSESGGPFTALRWATRRFAMECVCRIIAQCETADPAHFDMALAQERRLHESTDFLVLHLGDLVRMAFMAATDHSDRLRLAGLQTLLVIIRRFSAVPEPEFPGHVILEQYQANVGAALRPAFSADAPPDVTAKACQVCSAWIASGVVSDLRDLRRVHQLLASSLAKVQAGRDPSSQLYNEATATMETLAVLKAWAEVYIVAVQSGGQKESNDRTADLSLSSPANDGSGPESGGADLLKLVQSDLSTLSRLWLAALQDYALLTLPWEYASQLPATGGSFYTAETVKQARAHYSSSWAPILHATSLWLHSTGFVMSDDTPANLSRPATPTSMGHTGSVGGAKSPEDINADRLHLILGISVEFLCSPHSEDQMENITSCLRALQALLDVSWPRAKIGNDQALSVELLSVLHRLMVTRESASVQLAVLDLLRQIVTAAQEHVREKRHSAEVDDGAAEKETLPEFGEGRDTGGLIPGRSLVFGALELCLCVLVRKLPQLSPKLAGTSPTGPGGSVWRLTDSDCHLVSSALCVLSELPSVCSPEGSVSILPTVLYLLLGVLRELVHQPSTHTGSPVAAGSVGGAGLGSVVQEALQALKSVVTSPMSRQEKSRGAWNLLLRSAVNTLLGLWDADSAVDQVSLLTALTVFLLSAGPDVCAVEPLHSLCLRRFTASMDAKDPLVVSRCYQLLTTVFQAPPAVAVPYIQALGPPLVRFLQKVERSRPQSPEELLGVLEAVRAMEALVQAADESQRPHLAAILLPLLISFLLDENALGSAPAASRSLHEAALKDLMRLGPQHSAVFRSLIASSPHLKSRLEAAVKGNQESLNTKASSANAAARSAAKSSPSITLKTNFL, from the exons ATGGAGCGAGCTCACAGCCTCCTGCTGAACGAGGAGGTGTGCAGTCAGTTGGGTGAACATCAGAGGGCGGAGTTTGTCTTTGAGTGGCTGACCCACCTGAAGAAGCTCCTTCCTGCCGCCGACCGG GCCGACATCAAACAGAACCAGCGGCGTCTGATCGAGCAGCTGTCGGGCGTTCTGATTGGCTCCCCCGGCCCGCCGACCCGCTGGCTGCTGGCCCACTGCTTGGCCCTGCTCTTCCGCCTGGGAGACCCCGTTCCCTCAAGCCTATTGGTGGAGAAGTGCAATGACATCATCCGCAGCAAAGACGACTCTCCGTCAGGCCTCCCGACACGACT ggcGGCCGTCGCGTGTCTCGGCGCTCTGTTTGAGCAGCTCGGCCGGATGCTCGTCGGCTCCTTCAAAGACACGCTGACCAACCTGCTGAAGGCCATGAAGAGCGCCGAG tctcaGGGTCGCTATGAGATCATGCTGAGCTTGGAGAAGATCCTGCGAGGTTTGGGTGTCAGCGCTGTGCCGTTTCACCGTGACGTCTACAAGGCGGCGAGGACGTGTCTGACGGACCGATCCACGGCGGTACGCTGCGCCGCTGCCAAG tgtctgctggagctgcagagggaggcgGCGTTCCTGTGGACCAGCGAGCTGGAGAACGTGGCCACGCTGTGCTTCAGAGCCTTCGAAGGATCCAACTACAACGTCAGAGTGTCCGTCGCCAAGCTGCTGGGAACTCTGCTGGCGGCCGCCGTGGAGCCCCGACAGCCCACAG CCCCCAGGCAGGGTGGGCGGGGTCGCAGCTccctggaggaggtgatggatcTGTTGTCGATGGGATTCCTGCGGGGCGGGGCCGGTTTCCTCCGAGCCAGCGGAGACATGCTGAAGGGGACGAGCTCCGTCGGCAAGGACGTCCGAATTGGAGTCACTCAG gcctGCGTGGTCTTCGTCTCCACCCTGGGCGGTGCCTGGTTGGAGGCGAACTTCCCAGCCTTCCTGTCCCTGCTGATGGAGCTGGCGTCCCACGGCAGGGCCACGCAGACGCCGGGCGACGCCGTGGTGACCCGCTGCTGCGTGTCCTTCATCCTGAGGACCACCCTGGGGTCTCTGCTGGGAGAGAAGGCTCAGACCAACGCCGCCAAACAGCTGTGCCTCGCTGTGGCCGCACAGAAACGAGCCATCG aagctGCTCTGACTGATGGGAACGTGGAGACCAGAACTTCATCTGCGGACGTCTCAGCCAGTCAGCACGTGCTggtctgctgcctgctggaacTGGGAGCTCTCATACAGGGACTGGGATCCACCGCCACCCCCctcctgactgacagcagcacag CTCTCCTGGACACGGTGATCTCCGTCCTCCTCCACCCCGTCGCCTCGGCCTGTTTGGCCGCCGCCTGGTGCCTGCGCTGCGTTGCCGTGGCGATGCCATCCCAGGGTTCCTTGCTGCTGGATCGCTGTTCTGAGCGCCTCGTAGCGCTGAAGTCTTCCCCTGAAGCTGTGGCCGGGTACGGAGCCGCCGTCGCCGCCCTGGTGGCTGCAGTGCAGCACTGCCCTCTGGGAATACCACacaccaaaggcatg gtggtGCTGGGTCTGGCTGAGGACCTGCTGCGTTCGGCCTCTCAGAACAGTCGTATCTCTCTGCAGAGGACTCAGGCCGGCTGGCTGCTCGTCTCATCTCTCGTCACTTTGG GCCCAGCGGTCGTGGAGCACCACCTgtcccgtctcctcctcctgtggcggtgtgtgtttcctgcttcactcagggagcaggagatggagctgCGACGAGGGGACTACTTTACGTGGCAGGTTACACTAGAGGGACGTGCCGGGGCGCTCTGCG CGATAAAGAACCTGCTGCGGCACTGCAGGGAGCTCgtcactgatgacatcatcaaccGTCTGCTCACGCCATTGGCCTGCGCCGTGGCCCTGCTCACCAA gCTGCCTGCCCTCGTCAGGTCTTATGGCGCTTCGGTCCGCAGCTGGTCGCTCGTCTACAGGCTGAGAGTCTACGAGCTGCTcgctctgctgcctccacacaACTACCAAG AGAGTTTTGGTTTGGTGATGAACCAGCTGGTGACTGACCTGTCCGGTCAGGACAACCTGAACCACCCGTGCTCTGAGCTCACCCTGCTGCCCCCCCTCTGTCACCATGACGACCTGCCTCTGGTCGGCCCCGCCCTCCAGGACACAGACCACAGATACATCGAGAAACAG CTCCACGGCAGCAGTGTGGGAGGGGGCTCTCTGGACAACGACACCTTCAGTCTGTGTGAGAGGAGCGATGAAGCCcccgctcctcttcctcctgccgTCGCTCTGACCGCTGCCGCCGTCCGTCTCTTCGGAGTGCTCTTCCCGCACATCATCTCCGCTCAGAG ggTGAAGATCCTGGAGCAGTTTGTAGAGACCGTCAACCAGCTGAAGGGTCAACGGCAGCAGACCGTCCAGACGCACGTCTGTGCTgccctctgcagtctgctcaAG CTCCAGGGTGGTGTTCGGGGGTCTCTGGGCCCGGAGGAGGTGCGTTCCCCGGCGTTGTCCCTCCTGACGGGGGCGCTGGAGAGTGTCAGTCCTCTGCTGCGCTGTCTGGCTGCTGAAGGTCTGTCCCGGCTGGTTCAGGTGGTCGGAGACCCCGGGTTCACGGTGTCCGTCTCCCTGCTGTGTTTCGACAG GCTGAAGACGGCTCGGGACGCAGCGTCTCGCAGTGGCTACGCTCTGGCTCTGGGGGCGCTGCAGCGCTACACCGGAGGAATCAGCTCACCTCAACACCTGTCCACCTGCCTGGGGGTCCTGTTCACCCTGAGCCAGGACAGCACCTCACCTGAGGTCCAG ACTTGGTCTCTCCACAGTCTGTCTCTGGCAGTCGACCTGTCCGGCGGTTTGTACCGCGCCCACGCCGAGCCGTCCTTCACCCTGGTGCTCCGGCTGCTGCTGTCGGCGCCACCCACCCACCCTGAGGTGCACCAGAGCCTGGGACGCTGTCTGCACGCCCTCATCACCTGCCTGGGCCCCGACCTGCAAG gtgcGGGTGCAGCAGTGTCCGCTCTGCGCTCCAGCTGTCTGGTGGGCTGTGGCGTGATGCAGGCCAGTCCGGACTCTCTGGTTCAGACCAGatccatttcctgtctgcagcagctgcacatgTTCTCGCCGCCACACGTCAACCTGGCGAGCCTCGTACCTGCTCTCTGT GCCCACCTGTGCAGCTCTTACCTGTGCCTGCGGCGGGCCGTGGTGGCGTGTCTGCGGCAGCTGGTCCAGCGGGAGGCGCTGGAGGTGTCCGAGCACGCCGTGACGCTGGTCAAAGAGCTGCCGAGACGAGACAACACGCAGCTGG ACGTCACCATAAAGGAGGTCGGTCTGGAAGGAGCCCTGTTCACTCTGTTGGACCGGGAGTCAGATCCGGGTCTGAGGAGGGACATCCAGGAGACTCTGGTCCACATGATGGCGTCCAGCGCCACCAGCGGTAAACTGGGACACTGGCTCAAACTCTGCAAGGACGTCCTGTCTGCAACCACCG ACTGTCGGGCGCCGGTCGAGGCGAGtcaggaggacgaggaggcgGACCCCGCCAGAGACGACGACTCCTCTGCTTTCAGAGCTCGGTCGGAGTCCGGCGGCCCGTTCACGGCTCTGCGCTGGGCCACGCGCCGCTTCGCcatggagtgtgtgtgccgCATCATCGCCCAGTGTGAGACGGCAGACCCGGCGCACTTCGACATGGCTCTGGCTCAGGAGCGCCGCCTGCACGAGTCCACCG ACTTCCTGGTCCTCCATCTCGGTGACCTGGTCCGCATGGCGTTCATGGCGGCGACGGACCACAGCGACCGGCTGCGGCTGGCGGGTCTCCAGACCCTGCTGGTGATCATCAGACGCTTCTCGGCCGTCCCCGAGCCAGAGTTCCCCGGTCATGTGATCCTGGAGCAGTACCAGGCCAAC gtcgGAGCTGCTCTCAGACCAGCCTTCAGTGCTGATGCTCCTCCTGATGTCACAGCCAAGGCCTGCCAG GTGTGCAGTGCCTGGATTGCGAGCGGCGTGGTCAGCGACCTCCGTGACCTGCGGCGCGTCCATCAGCTCCTGGCCTCCTCATTGGCTAAAGTCCAGGCTGGGAGGGACCCCTCCAGCCAGCTGTACAACGAGGCCACCGCTACCATGGAGACGCTGGCCGTCCTTAAGGCCTGGGCTGAG GTTTACATCGTAGCTGTCCAGAGCGGCGGGCAGAAGGAGAGCAACGATAGGACGGCTGATCTGTCGCTCTCCTCGCCGGCCAATGACGGCTCAGGCCCCGAGTCAGGAGGGGCGGACCTTCTGAAGTTGGTCCAGTCGGATCTGTCAACACTGAGCCGCCTGTGGTTGGCGGCGCTGCAGGACTACGCCCTGCTGACCCTCCCGTGGGAGTACGCATCACAGTTACCTGCGACAG gaggttCTTTctacacagcagagacagtgaaACAGGCCAGAGCTCATTACTCCTCCTCCTGGGCTCCCATCCTCCACGCCACCTCCCTGTGGCTCCACAGCACTG GTTTTGTGATGTCAGACGACACGCCCGCCAACCTGTCCAGACCGGCCACGCCCACCTCCATGGGACACACTGGCTCTGTGGGCGGAGCCAAGAGTCCAGAGGACATCAACGCCGACAGGCTGCATCTCATACTGG GGATCAGTGTGGAGTTCCTGTGTTCTCCGCACTCGGAGGACCAGATGGAgaacatcacttcctgtctgcgaGCTCTGCAGGCGCTGCTGGACGTCTCCTGGCCCCGAGCCAAGATCGGAAATGACCAG GCTCTGAGCGTGGAGCTGCTCAGCGTCCTCCACAGGCTGATGGTGACCAGAGAGTCGGCGTCGGTTCAGCTGGCCGTGTTGGATTTACTGCGGCAGATTGTGACGGCGGCTCAGGAGCACGTCAGGGAGAAACGCCACAGCGCTGAAG TGGATGACGGTGCGGCGGAGAAGGAGACGCTACCAGAGTTTGGCGAGGGACGGGACACCGGCGGTTTGATTCCTGGACGCTCGCTGGTGTTCGGAGCGCTggagctctgcctctgtgtacTGGTCCGGAAACTTCCACAGCTCAGCCCCAAACTGGCCGGAACCAGCCCAACCG GTCCTGGAGGTTCGGTCTGGAGACTGACTGACAGCGACTGTCACCTGGtgtcttctgctctgtgtgtcctctctgaGTTGCCGTCTGTTTGCTCCCCAGAAG GCAGCGTGTCCATCCTGCCCACTGTCCTCTACCTGCTGCTGGGAGTCCTCCGAGAGCTGGTCCACCagcccagcacacacactg GTTCCCCGGTGGCGGCGGGCTCGGTGGGCGGTGCCGGTCTCGGTTCGGTGGTCCAGGAGGCGCTTCAGGCCCTGAAGTCCGTCGTGACATCTCCGATGAGCCGACAGGAGAAGAGCCGAGGAGCCTGGAACCTCCTGCTGAGATCAGCTGTGAACACCCTGCTGGGACTCTGGGATGctg actctgctgtggACCAGGTCAGCCTGCTCACCGCTCTCACCgtcttcctgctgtctgctggtccGGACGTCTGCGCCGTTGAGCCGCTTCACTCGCTCTGTCTGCGGCGCTTCACTGCCAGCATGGACGCCAAAGACCCGCTG GTTGTGAGTCGCTGTTATCAGCTGTTGACGACGGTGTTCCAGGCTCCGCCCGCCGTGGCCGTCCCCTACATCCAGGCGCTCGGACCGCCGCTGGTCCGCTTCCTGCAG AAGGTGGAGAGGAGTCGTCCTCAGAgtccagaggagctgctgggAGTCCTGGAGGCGGTGCGAGCCATGGAGGCGCTGGTCCAGGCCGCCGACGAGTCCCAGC GTCCTCACCTGGCGGCCATCTTGTTGCCCCTCCTGATCTCCTTCCTCCTGGATGAAAACGCTCTGGGCTCGGCCCCCGCGGCGTCCCGGTCCCTCCACGAGGCGGCGCTCAAGGATCTGATGCGCCTCGGCCCCCAGCACTCCGCCGTCTTCAG gTCTCTCATCGCGTCGTCTCCTCACCTGAAGTCTCGCCTGGAAGCCGCCGTCAAAGGAAACCAGGAGAGTCTGAACACTAAAGCTAGCAGCGCTAACGCCGCCGCCCGCAGCGCCGCCAAGTCCTCCCCCAGCATCACCCTGAAAACCAACTTCCTGTGA